A single Fusobacterium hominis DNA region contains:
- a CDS encoding MBL fold metallo-hydrolase produces MKLITLIENSMGTNSNLKCEFGFSTYIEDEDISIIFDSGQTGLFTSNIEQLGIDTQKIKNIILSHNHYDHAGGIKEYIKKYGNNFTLTVNLNFFDKRYILTNSVSRILSCNKLRKCAEDNCVNIEFINDHIHKISKNITLFTNFSLITDFENPDPTYFKGEITNLKNDTMSDEIVLGLDTKKGFILLCGCSHIGIVNIIKNIEKWTGKKVDGIIGGLHLSHANQFKIDNTVKFILENNINFLGVSHCTGENVIEKLTSYQCNTLRNNTGNIFIL; encoded by the coding sequence ATGAAATTGATAACACTTATTGAAAACAGTATGGGAACAAATTCTAATCTCAAATGTGAATTTGGTTTTTCTACCTATATTGAAGATGAAGATATTTCCATTATTTTTGATAGTGGACAAACAGGACTTTTTACTTCTAATATAGAACAACTTGGTATAGATACTCAAAAAATAAAAAACATTATTTTAAGTCATAACCACTATGACCATGCTGGTGGAATAAAAGAATACATAAAAAAATATGGAAATAATTTTACACTCACTGTAAATTTAAATTTTTTCGATAAAAGATATATTTTAACAAATAGTGTATCTCGTATTTTAAGTTGTAATAAATTACGTAAATGTGCAGAAGATAACTGTGTCAATATAGAATTTATTAATGATCATATACATAAAATTTCTAAAAATATTACTCTTTTTACAAATTTTTCTCTCATAACTGATTTTGAAAATCCTGATCCAACATACTTTAAAGGTGAAATAACTAATCTAAAAAATGATACTATGAGTGATGAAATTGTTTTGGGATTAGATACTAAAAAAGGATTTATTTTACTGTGTGGTTGCTCACATATTGGAATAGTAAATATTATAAAAAATATAGAAAAATGGACTGGTAAAAAGGTAGATGGAATTATAGGTGGACTTCACCTAAGTCATGCCAACCAATTTAAAATAGATAATACAGTTAAATTTATATTGGAAAATAATATAAATTTTTTAGGTGTTTCTCATTGTACTGGTGAAAATGTAATCGAAAAATTAACTTCTTATCAATGCAATACCCTAAGAAATAATACAGGTAACATCTTTATTTTATAA
- a CDS encoding helix-turn-helix domain-containing protein yields the protein MKIGEKIKAIRKGKDYTLKQLADITGLSIGFLSNIERDLNSPSISNLQQICSALGVNLMEVFDEDAGTNPITRAAEREEIFNSNTDASVKVESLLNGKASLNGICITLEKSDTFSDMSWGHGYDEIGIVISGGLEIELDKVIYQLYEGDSIFIKEGTPHRYKNPNNNTSIVYWFSAKK from the coding sequence ATGAAAATAGGAGAAAAAATTAAGGCCATCAGAAAAGGAAAAGACTATACATTGAAACAGTTAGCAGATATAACAGGACTTTCAATAGGATTTTTAAGTAATATTGAAAGAGATCTCAATAGCCCATCAATCAGTAACCTACAACAGATTTGTTCCGCTCTAGGAGTAAATTTGATGGAAGTGTTTGACGAAGATGCAGGGACTAATCCTATAACTAGAGCTGCTGAAAGAGAAGAAATTTTTAATAGCAATACTGATGCCTCTGTTAAAGTAGAAAGTCTATTAAATGGAAAAGCTAGTCTTAATGGAATATGTATTACTTTAGAAAAAAGTGATACTTTCAGTGATATGTCGTGGGGACATGGATATGATGAAATTGGAATAGTAATTAGCGGTGGTTTGGAAATAGAACTTGATAAAGTAATCTATCAACTTTATGAAGGAGATTCTATTTTTATAAAAGAAGGTACTCCACATAGATATAAAAATCCAAACAACAATACCTCTATCGTGTACTGGTTCTCAGCTAAAAAATAA
- the tnpB gene encoding IS200/IS605 family element RNA-guided endonuclease TnpB has translation MKQLKAYKFRIYPSEEQKIFFSKTFGCVRLVYNLMLNDRIKAYEESKGNPDKKIKYPTPAKYKKDYEFLKEVDSLALANAQINLDKAYKNFFRDKSIGFPKFKSKKNPVQSYTTNNQKGTVNIFEKWLKIPKLKELIKIKVHRKIEGIIKSVTISRNGSGKYFISLLCETDIQELPKTNSSVGIDLGIKDMAILSTGEKIKNLKFRKQLEDKLKREQRKLSKRFLIAKKINKKLNEARNYQKQRIKVAKIHEKIMNMRTDFLNKLSTYIIKNHDIICIEDLNTKGLLHNHKLSKSIADVSWASFVNKLEYKAKWYGKEIIKIDKLYPSSQICSVCGHRDGKKTLDIREWTCLICHTHHDRDINAAKNILAEGLRIRQAV, from the coding sequence ATGAAACAACTAAAAGCATATAAATTTAGAATTTATCCAAGCGAAGAACAAAAGATATTTTTTAGTAAAACTTTTGGTTGTGTTCGTCTTGTCTATAATCTTATGCTAAATGATAGAATCAAAGCATATGAAGAAAGTAAAGGTAATCCTGATAAAAAAATAAAATATCCAACTCCTGCAAAATATAAAAAAGATTATGAATTTCTAAAAGAAGTTGATAGTCTTGCTCTTGCTAATGCTCAAATTAACTTAGATAAAGCATATAAAAACTTTTTTAGAGATAAATCTATAGGTTTTCCTAAGTTCAAATCTAAGAAGAATCCAGTACAAAGCTATACAACTAATAATCAAAAAGGAACTGTAAATATTTTTGAAAAATGGTTAAAAATTCCTAAACTTAAAGAATTAATAAAAATCAAAGTGCATAGAAAAATAGAGGGGATAATAAAATCTGTTACTATCTCGCGTAATGGAAGTGGTAAGTATTTTATCTCTTTGTTATGTGAAACAGATATTCAGGAATTACCAAAAACTAATTCATCAGTAGGAATTGATTTAGGTATTAAAGATATGGCTATTCTTTCTACTGGAGAAAAAATAAAAAATCTTAAATTTAGAAAACAATTAGAAGACAAACTAAAAAGAGAACAAAGAAAACTTTCTAAAAGATTTCTAATTGCTAAAAAAATAAATAAAAAATTAAACGAAGCTAGAAATTATCAAAAACAAAGAATTAAAGTAGCTAAAATACACGAAAAAATTATGAATATGAGAACAGATTTCTTAAATAAGCTAAGTACATATATTATCAAAAACCACGATATTATCTGTATTGAAGACTTAAATACAAAAGGATTACTTCATAATCATAAATTATCAAAATCTATAGCTGATGTATCTTGGGCTAGTTTTGTAAATAAACTTGAGTATAAGGCGAAATGGTATGGCAAAGAAATAATAAAAATAGATAAACTATATCCATCAAGTCAAATCTGCTCTGTATGTGGTCATAGGGATGGCAAAAAAACTCTCGATATAAGAGAGTGGACTTGTCTAATTTGTCATACTCATCACGATAGAGATATAAACGCCGCTAAAAATATATTGGCTGAAGGTCTAAGAATAAGACAAGCAGTCTAA
- a CDS encoding PTS sugar transporter subunit IIC has translation MEVIKGVILLLVVLGGFSLFSMKMPKGMKAMGALAGAATASFLVEAFQMYVGGDLFGIPFLGEVGKAAGSLGGTAAAILVPIALGVNPTYAVLVGVSVSGFGILPGFLAGYILSFIIPQLEKRIPQGLDLIVVICFIAPLARLIAAVSNPVVNSTLLNIGRILESASHTSPIIMGIILGGVITVVATAPLSSMALTAMMGLTGVPMAIGALSVMGSSFMNGVFFHRMGFGDRKTTIAVAIEPLTQADIISANPIPVYITNFIGGAIAGVIVALFGLVNNATGTATPIAGLMVMYGFNDAMTVTKVAVMCAASGIFAGFLGSIIFKNYKIKTVDEIRGKN, from the coding sequence ATGGAAGTAATTAAAGGAGTAATTTTATTATTAGTTGTTTTAGGAGGATTTTCACTATTCAGTATGAAAATGCCTAAAGGTATGAAAGCAATGGGAGCACTTGCAGGAGCAGCTACAGCTAGTTTCCTTGTTGAAGCTTTCCAAATGTATGTTGGAGGAGACCTATTTGGGATTCCATTTTTAGGAGAAGTTGGAAAAGCAGCAGGAAGCCTTGGTGGAACAGCAGCAGCAATATTAGTACCTATCGCTTTAGGAGTTAACCCTACTTATGCAGTACTTGTTGGAGTATCAGTATCAGGATTTGGTATCTTACCAGGATTCTTAGCAGGTTACATACTATCGTTCATCATACCGCAATTAGAGAAAAGAATCCCTCAAGGGCTTGACCTAATAGTTGTTATTTGTTTCATTGCACCACTTGCAAGATTAATAGCAGCAGTATCAAACCCAGTAGTAAACTCGACTCTTTTAAATATAGGAAGAATTCTTGAATCAGCTTCTCATACAAGTCCTATAATAATGGGAATCATACTTGGAGGAGTTATAACAGTAGTAGCAACAGCACCTTTATCATCTATGGCTCTTACAGCAATGATGGGACTTACAGGAGTACCTATGGCAATTGGAGCATTATCAGTAATGGGATCATCATTCATGAATGGAGTATTTTTCCACAGAATGGGATTCGGAGATAGAAAAACTACAATAGCAGTAGCAATCGAACCATTAACACAAGCAGATATAATTTCAGCAAACCCTATCCCTGTATATATTACAAACTTTATAGGAGGAGCAATTGCTGGGGTAATCGTAGCACTATTTGGTCTTGTAAATAATGCAACAGGAACAGCTACACCGATTGCAGGTCTTATGGTAATGTATGGATTTAACGATGCAATGACAGTTACAAAAGTAGCAGTAATGTGTGCTGCTTCAGGAATATTCGCAGGATTCCTAGGATCAATAATCTTTAAAAATTATAAAATAAAAACAGTTGATGAAATAAGAGGTAAAAACTAA